A genomic region of Terriglobales bacterium contains the following coding sequences:
- the gltX gene encoding glutamate--tRNA ligase — protein sequence MTASSNVRVRFAPSPTGHLHVGNARTALFNWLFARQLGGKFILRIEDTDIERSDPAHEMQLIADLKWLGLDWDEGPDFEHRDKWIGEYGPYRQSDRLAIYREHAERLLAEGKAYLCFCTPEELERERQRAQQEHRQPIYSGKCRAVSKEEAQRRRAAGEQAAIRLRIPEHPIRFHDIVHGDVEFSSEVVSDPIILRSSGMPVYNYVVVIDDALMKITHVIRGDDHLSNTPKQVALYEALGWPAPEFAHLSTILGSDRERLSKRHGATSIASFREMGVLPEALANYLVLLGWAPPGGDREIFSRDELVQEFDLKRVTPSPAVFDFEKLYWLNRHYIKQKTSDELLRLSIPFFGRAGLLGDDLKRLFDTYPKDRLVQVNAGGPWLERVIELFAPSVDRLEQLPQRAALIFNFDPQAAIASPDNAEVLAWPNTRAVLSRFAAKLFGDVADEGDPPLTVEQFKKLVNDVKAETGAKGKELFHPIRLAITGSHSGPEFDKLVPLIEEGARLRLPRPIKSVRQRVREFLAAWNG from the coding sequence GTGACCGCATCGTCCAACGTCCGCGTGCGCTTTGCGCCCTCGCCCACCGGGCATCTGCACGTGGGCAACGCGCGCACCGCGCTCTTCAACTGGCTGTTCGCGCGGCAATTGGGCGGAAAGTTCATCCTGCGCATCGAGGACACAGACATCGAGCGCAGCGATCCGGCCCACGAGATGCAGCTGATCGCCGACCTCAAGTGGCTCGGGCTCGATTGGGACGAGGGTCCCGACTTCGAGCATCGCGACAAATGGATTGGCGAGTACGGTCCTTACCGCCAGTCGGACCGCCTTGCCATTTATCGCGAGCACGCCGAGCGCCTGCTGGCCGAGGGCAAGGCGTATCTGTGCTTCTGCACTCCGGAGGAGCTGGAGCGCGAGCGCCAGCGCGCCCAGCAGGAGCATCGCCAGCCGATCTATTCGGGAAAATGCCGGGCGGTTTCGAAAGAAGAAGCCCAACGCCGCCGCGCCGCGGGCGAGCAGGCGGCCATCCGCCTGCGCATCCCCGAGCACCCGATTCGCTTCCACGACATCGTCCACGGCGACGTCGAGTTTTCCAGCGAGGTCGTCAGTGACCCGATCATCCTGCGCTCCTCGGGCATGCCGGTCTACAACTACGTGGTGGTGATCGACGACGCGCTCATGAAGATCACGCACGTCATCCGCGGCGACGACCACCTCTCCAACACGCCCAAGCAGGTCGCGCTCTATGAGGCCCTCGGCTGGCCCGCGCCGGAGTTCGCGCACCTTTCGACAATCCTCGGCAGCGACCGCGAGCGGCTGAGCAAGCGCCACGGCGCCACTTCCATCGCCAGCTTCCGCGAGATGGGCGTGCTCCCCGAGGCGCTGGCGAACTACCTCGTGCTCCTCGGCTGGGCCCCGCCGGGCGGCGACCGCGAAATCTTCTCGCGCGACGAACTCGTTCAAGAGTTCGACCTGAAGCGCGTCACGCCGTCGCCCGCCGTGTTCGACTTCGAGAAGCTCTACTGGCTCAACCGGCACTACATCAAGCAGAAGACGTCGGATGAGCTGCTCCGGCTTTCAATTCCATTCTTCGGCCGGGCTGGACTCTTGGGTGATGACCTGAAGCGTCTCTTCGACACCTATCCGAAAGATCGGCTGGTTCAAGTCAACGCAGGCGGTCCATGGCTCGAGCGCGTCATCGAACTCTTCGCGCCCTCCGTCGATCGCCTCGAGCAGCTCCCCCAGCGCGCCGCGCTCATCTTCAACTTCGATCCGCAGGCCGCGATCGCGAGTCCAGACAACGCCGAAGTCCTCGCCTGGCCAAACACCAGGGCGGTGCTCTCGCGCTTTGCTGCCAAGCTCTTCGGCGACGTGGCCGACGAGGGCGACCCGCCGCTCACAGTCGAGCAGTTCAAAAAGCTCGTCAACGACGTGAAGGCCGAAACCGGCGCCAAGGGCAAAGAGCTGTTCCATCCCATCCGCCTGGCGATCACCGGCTCGCACTCCGGGCCGGAGTTCGACAAGCTGGTCCCACTGATCGAAGAGGGCGCGCGGCTCCGATTGCCTCGCCCCATCAAGAGCGTCCGCCAGCGTGTGCGCGAGTTCCTGGCGGCGTGGAACGGGTAG
- a CDS encoding bifunctional (p)ppGpp synthetase/guanosine-3',5'-bis(diphosphate) 3'-pyrophosphohydrolase, with protein sequence MATLRQQIETNILTVTKFRDLLREVEKARPGEDLTLIRKAYEYSQRNHAGQTRATGEPYLVHPLEVALVLAEIKMDPVAIAAGLLHDSVEDTSVTIEDIAREFGEQVAHIVEGVTKISKIEFASREERQAENVRKMVLAMVDDIRVVLIKLADRLHNMRTLAALPRERQEVIARETLDIYAPIAHRLGMGKIRGELEDLAFHYVDPIGYQQIKDAVEARRKTGDAFLAQVVGVIQQKLKENGINAEVSSRIKRLYSIYQKLQRQRIAVDQVYDLLAIRIITGSVKDCYGALGAIHNLWRPVPGRIKDFIAMPRPNFYQSLHTTVIAENGAAFEVQIRTEEMHKMAEEGIAAHWKYKDGPVSAKDEQRLAWLRQVVEWQRDLSDPNEFLSTLKIDLYPEEVYTFTPKGKVVILPRDATPVDFAYSIHTEVGNTCVGARVNGRMTPLRHKLRSGDIVEIITQAGHHPSRDWLGFIKSSRARQKIKHWLNVHERERAIEIGRKLIEKEARKYRVALKSVEEKEFQRVAADYGLGRPDDLLAGIGYGKFSARQVLGRLVPMQEQPEQPDVDETRGGLTSVVRRVFGTDSAAIKVKGHDDLLVYRARCCNPIRGEEIVGYVTRGKGVAVHAKTCPNVQNLMYEVERRIPVEWGKDQLRKQGYPVRLTLFTDDRAGMLKQLTAVISDGDTNIRNIEARTGNSQATIDVVIEIEDLKHLERMVAELRKIPGVHDVQRVAKG encoded by the coding sequence GTGGCCACACTGCGCCAGCAAATCGAAACCAACATCCTCACCGTCACCAAGTTTCGCGACCTGCTGCGCGAGGTGGAAAAGGCCCGCCCCGGCGAAGACCTGACGCTCATCCGCAAGGCCTACGAGTACTCACAGCGCAACCACGCCGGGCAGACGCGCGCCACCGGCGAGCCCTACCTGGTGCATCCGCTCGAGGTCGCGCTCGTCCTCGCCGAAATCAAGATGGACCCGGTCGCCATCGCCGCCGGCCTCCTGCACGACTCGGTGGAAGACACGTCGGTCACCATCGAAGACATCGCGCGCGAATTCGGCGAGCAGGTGGCGCACATCGTCGAGGGCGTCACCAAGATCAGCAAGATCGAATTTGCCAGCCGCGAAGAGCGCCAGGCCGAGAACGTCCGCAAGATGGTGCTGGCCATGGTGGACGACATTCGCGTCGTGCTCATCAAGCTGGCCGACCGGCTGCACAACATGCGCACGCTGGCGGCGCTGCCGCGCGAGCGCCAGGAAGTGATCGCGCGCGAAACGCTCGACATCTACGCGCCCATCGCGCACCGCCTCGGCATGGGCAAGATCCGCGGCGAACTCGAAGACCTTGCCTTCCACTACGTTGATCCGATCGGCTACCAGCAGATCAAGGACGCGGTCGAAGCGCGGCGCAAGACCGGCGACGCTTTCCTTGCCCAGGTCGTGGGCGTCATCCAGCAGAAGCTGAAGGAAAACGGAATCAACGCGGAGGTGAGCAGCCGCATCAAGCGGCTTTACAGCATTTATCAGAAGCTCCAGCGGCAGCGCATCGCGGTCGACCAGGTTTACGACCTGCTCGCCATCCGCATCATCACCGGTTCGGTCAAAGACTGTTACGGCGCGCTCGGCGCCATTCACAACCTCTGGCGGCCGGTGCCGGGACGCATCAAGGACTTCATCGCCATGCCGCGGCCGAACTTCTATCAGTCGCTGCACACCACCGTGATCGCGGAAAACGGCGCGGCCTTCGAAGTCCAGATCCGCACCGAAGAGATGCACAAGATGGCGGAAGAGGGCATCGCCGCGCACTGGAAGTACAAGGATGGCCCGGTCTCGGCCAAGGACGAACAGCGCCTGGCTTGGTTGCGCCAGGTGGTGGAATGGCAGCGCGACCTGAGCGATCCCAACGAGTTCCTCTCCACGCTGAAGATCGACCTCTATCCGGAAGAGGTTTACACCTTCACCCCCAAGGGCAAGGTCGTGATTCTTCCGCGCGACGCCACGCCGGTGGACTTCGCTTACAGTATCCACACCGAAGTCGGAAACACCTGCGTGGGCGCGCGCGTGAACGGACGCATGACGCCGCTGCGCCACAAACTGCGCTCCGGCGACATCGTGGAGATCATCACCCAGGCCGGTCATCATCCCAGCCGTGACTGGCTCGGCTTCATCAAATCGTCGCGCGCGCGGCAGAAAATCAAGCATTGGCTCAACGTGCACGAGCGCGAGCGCGCCATCGAAATCGGGCGCAAGCTCATCGAAAAGGAAGCCCGCAAGTACCGCGTGGCGCTGAAGAGCGTTGAAGAGAAGGAATTCCAGCGCGTCGCCGCCGACTACGGCCTCGGCCGTCCCGACGACCTGCTGGCCGGCATCGGCTACGGCAAGTTTTCCGCGCGCCAGGTGCTCGGCCGCCTCGTCCCCATGCAGGAGCAGCCCGAGCAGCCCGATGTGGATGAAACCAGGGGCGGGCTCACCAGCGTCGTTCGGCGCGTCTTCGGAACCGACAGTGCGGCCATCAAAGTCAAGGGCCACGACGACCTGCTCGTCTACCGCGCGCGATGTTGCAACCCGATCCGCGGCGAGGAGATCGTCGGCTACGTCACCCGAGGCAAGGGCGTGGCCGTCCACGCCAAGACGTGCCCCAACGTGCAGAACCTGATGTACGAAGTGGAGCGCCGCATCCCGGTCGAATGGGGCAAAGACCAGCTCCGCAAGCAAGGCTACCCGGTGCGCCTCACGCTCTTCACCGACGACCGCGCCGGCATGCTCAAGCAGCTCACCGCCGTCATCAGCGATGGCGACACCAACATCCGCAACATCGAAGCCCGCACCGGCAACAGCCAGGCCACCATCGACGTGGTCATCGAGATTGAAGACCTCAAGCACCTGGAACGCATGGTCGCCGAGCTGCGCAAGATCCCCGGCGTGCACGACGTCCAGCGCGTGGCCAAGGGCTGA
- a CDS encoding RidA family protein, which produces MRDVISTADSPAAIGPYSQAIRANGFVFISGQIPLDPATKDLVEGDIRAQTERVLKNLGAILAAAGSSLEKVVKTTVFLKSMNDFAAMNEVYATYFKTAPPARSTVEAAALPRGVAVEIDVIALA; this is translated from the coding sequence ATGCGTGATGTCATCTCCACTGCCGATTCGCCGGCGGCCATAGGGCCGTACTCGCAGGCCATCCGTGCCAACGGCTTCGTCTTCATCTCAGGACAGATTCCGCTCGACCCGGCGACGAAGGACCTGGTCGAAGGTGACATCCGCGCGCAGACCGAGCGCGTGCTCAAGAACCTGGGCGCCATCCTGGCCGCGGCAGGCTCGAGCCTGGAGAAGGTGGTGAAAACCACGGTGTTTCTTAAGAGTATGAATGACTTTGCGGCTATGAACGAGGTCTACGCCACGTATTTCAAAACCGCGCCCCCGGCACGCTCCACGGTGGAAGCGGCCGCGCTGCCGCGCGGCGTCGCCGTGGAGATCGACGTCATCGCGCTGGCGTAA
- the rpmB gene encoding 50S ribosomal protein L28: MAQVCDVCGKKPQSGNNISHAHNVTKRRWNINLRPVRARINGAAKRIRVCTGCLRSGKVVKA, from the coding sequence ATGGCACAGGTTTGTGATGTCTGCGGCAAGAAGCCGCAGTCGGGGAACAATATCAGTCACGCGCACAACGTGACCAAACGGCGCTGGAACATCAACCTGCGCCCGGTGCGCGCCCGCATCAACGGCGCCGCCAAGCGCATCCGCGTGTGCACCGGCTGCCTGCGCAGCGGCAAGGTGGTAAAAGCCTAG
- a CDS encoding amidohydrolase family protein, with translation MKRLLALMCLLFCPLAGLAQTTPTRTVVIPGRILDVKTGRYLTGQAITIEGEKITAIGPEAAVAAAQVIRLPNLTVLPGLIDAHTHITMDPYHFGYAELGVSTPREALNGAVNARTTLEAGFTTIRNVGAGGYTDVALRDVINEGSLPGPRMLVSGPAMSITGGHCDNNLLPFEYHHEAEGVANGIESVQHKVREIIKYGADVVKICATGGVLSKGDDPRASQYTLEEMKAIVADAHRLGRKVAAHAHGGDGIKLAVEAGVDSIEHGSYIDDEGIALMKQRGAYLVPTLYLGDWFLENAQRIHAPEFYLSKAREVMPAARRNLAKAFAAGVKVAFGTDAAVYPHGLNAREFAVMVKLGMSPLAAIQSATINDADLLGWSDRIGSIEPGKFADLIGVSGDPLQDVTVLEHVQFVMKGGKVVKQ, from the coding sequence ATGAAAAGACTCCTCGCATTGATGTGTCTGCTGTTCTGCCCGCTCGCTGGACTTGCCCAAACCACTCCCACCCGCACCGTCGTCATTCCCGGCCGCATCCTCGACGTCAAGACCGGCCGCTACCTCACCGGCCAGGCCATCACCATCGAAGGCGAAAAGATCACCGCCATCGGCCCCGAAGCGGCCGTCGCGGCAGCCCAGGTCATCCGCTTGCCGAACCTCACCGTGCTGCCGGGTCTGATCGACGCGCACACGCACATCACCATGGACCCGTACCACTTCGGTTACGCGGAGCTTGGCGTCTCGACGCCGCGCGAGGCGCTGAACGGCGCCGTGAACGCCCGCACCACGCTGGAGGCCGGGTTCACCACCATCCGCAACGTTGGCGCCGGCGGCTATACCGACGTCGCCTTGCGTGACGTAATCAACGAAGGCTCGCTGCCCGGCCCGCGTATGCTGGTGAGCGGCCCGGCGATGAGCATCACCGGCGGACACTGCGACAACAACCTGCTGCCCTTCGAGTATCACCATGAGGCCGAGGGCGTGGCCAACGGCATCGAGTCGGTGCAGCACAAGGTGCGCGAAATCATCAAGTACGGCGCCGACGTGGTCAAGATCTGCGCCACCGGCGGCGTGCTCTCCAAGGGCGACGATCCGCGCGCCTCGCAGTACACCCTGGAAGAAATGAAGGCCATCGTGGCCGACGCGCACCGCCTCGGCCGCAAGGTCGCCGCCCACGCCCACGGCGGTGACGGCATCAAGCTCGCCGTCGAGGCCGGCGTGGATTCGATCGAGCATGGCTCCTACATCGACGACGAGGGCATCGCGCTCATGAAGCAGCGCGGCGCCTACCTGGTGCCGACGCTCTACCTTGGCGACTGGTTCCTGGAGAACGCGCAGCGCATCCACGCGCCTGAGTTCTACCTGAGCAAGGCCCGCGAGGTGATGCCCGCCGCCCGCCGCAACCTCGCAAAGGCGTTCGCCGCTGGCGTGAAGGTCGCATTCGGCACCGACGCCGCCGTCTATCCCCACGGCCTGAACGCGCGCGAGTTCGCCGTCATGGTCAAGCTCGGGATGTCGCCGCTCGCCGCCATCCAGTCGGCCACTATCAACGACGCCGACCTGCTCGGCTGGAGCGACCGCATCGGCAGCATCGAGCCCGGCAAGTTCGCCGATCTGATCGGCGTCTCGGGCGACCCGCTCCAGGACGTGACCGTGCTCGAGCACGTTCAGTTCGTGATGAAGGGCGGCAAGGTGGTGAAGCAGTAG
- a CDS encoding HU family DNA-binding protein, which translates to MAGMTKTQLVRHLAGKLETSNKTAAAFLETLVDTAVKETKKGGVFILPGLGRLKKVNRKARMGRNPQTGEPIKIPAKTTAKFYLAKAVKDSIAPKK; encoded by the coding sequence ATGGCAGGCATGACAAAGACACAGCTGGTCCGCCATCTGGCTGGCAAGCTCGAGACCAGCAACAAGACCGCGGCAGCGTTCCTGGAAACGCTGGTTGACACGGCTGTGAAAGAGACCAAGAAAGGCGGCGTCTTCATTCTCCCCGGCCTGGGCCGGCTGAAGAAGGTGAACCGCAAGGCGCGCATGGGCCGCAACCCGCAGACGGGCGAACCCATCAAGATTCCAGCCAAGACCACGGCGAAGTTCTACCTGGCCAAGGCCGTGAAGGATTCCATCGCCCCCAAGAAGTAG
- a CDS encoding MerR family DNA-binding transcriptional regulator: MTGGLTITEVARRTGASARALRYWERLDLLPRAARSHTGHRLFSPDALRYVEFIGKSRSVGLSLAQMKRVLTLVRRGQDPCPEVCLWMGEKTQELERQIRALQRLRRRVMSVARSGSRRNCAQSDCCAKGRCFLVSDLPHSPKKGEIVHAQTDHARDGAVRRAGG, encoded by the coding sequence ATGACCGGCGGACTCACGATCACCGAGGTGGCCCGTCGCACCGGCGCATCCGCCAGGGCGCTGCGTTACTGGGAGCGTCTTGACCTGCTGCCGCGCGCGGCGAGGAGCCACACCGGGCACCGGCTTTTCTCGCCGGATGCGCTTCGTTACGTGGAGTTCATCGGCAAGTCCAGGAGCGTCGGCCTTTCACTGGCGCAAATGAAACGGGTGCTGACGCTGGTACGGCGAGGTCAGGACCCGTGTCCTGAGGTGTGCCTCTGGATGGGCGAGAAGACCCAGGAACTGGAACGGCAAATCCGGGCGCTGCAAAGGCTGCGGCGGCGCGTGATGTCGGTGGCGCGGTCCGGTTCGCGCCGGAACTGCGCGCAGAGCGATTGCTGCGCGAAGGGCAGGTGTTTCCTGGTCAGCGATCTGCCGCATTCCCCGAAGAAAGGAGAAATCGTTCATGCGCAAACTGATCACGCTCGCGATGGTGCTGTTCGGCGCGCTGGCGGCTAG
- the folK gene encoding 2-amino-4-hydroxy-6-hydroxymethyldihydropteridine diphosphokinase, translating into MKKLVYLSLGSNLGDRRANLEHAVEKLRALGDVKGVSSFYETAPVEFTQQPDFLNIAVALETEKMPKQLMAALLGIEQEMGRRRPPAALKRTPENAARVKGPRTIDIDIIFFGRSVLNIPGIKVPHPAMSQRRFVLEPLAEIAPEARHPVLKKTVRELRDALGAGGGTVRRL; encoded by the coding sequence ATGAAGAAACTGGTTTACCTTTCGCTCGGCTCCAACCTGGGCGACCGGCGCGCGAACCTGGAACACGCGGTTGAGAAGCTGCGCGCGCTGGGCGACGTGAAAGGTGTTTCGTCGTTCTACGAGACGGCCCCGGTGGAGTTCACGCAGCAGCCCGACTTCCTGAACATCGCAGTGGCGCTCGAGACCGAGAAGATGCCGAAGCAATTGATGGCGGCGCTGCTGGGGATCGAGCAGGAGATGGGACGGCGGCGTCCGCCGGCGGCGCTGAAGCGCACGCCGGAGAACGCAGCGCGCGTGAAGGGCCCGCGCACGATTGACATCGACATCATCTTTTTCGGCCGCTCGGTGCTAAACATACCCGGGATCAAGGTGCCGCATCCGGCGATGTCGCAGCGGCGGTTCGTGCTGGAGCCGCTGGCCGAGATTGCGCCCGAGGCGCGGCATCCGGTGCTGAAAAAAACGGTGCGTGAGCTGAGGGACGCGCTGGGGGCGGGCGGGGGGACGGTAAGGAGGCTCTAG
- the def gene encoding peptide deformylase, with translation MARCSMIYPIVKYGDPVLEQRAAAVTHFDEELRKLVADMFESMYAAHGVGLAAPQIGISKRVAVVDVTFKEDPGAKLVMVNPVIVHTEGRQRSNEGCLSLPDFREMVTRPRRVTVRAQDEHGKFFEHTGEDLLARAFLHETDHLDGRLYIAHISALKRDLMKRKIRKLAKAGEW, from the coding sequence ATGGCCCGATGTTCAATGATCTATCCCATCGTCAAATACGGCGACCCGGTCCTGGAGCAACGCGCCGCCGCGGTGACGCACTTCGACGAGGAACTGCGCAAGCTGGTTGCCGACATGTTCGAGTCCATGTACGCGGCGCACGGTGTGGGGCTGGCGGCGCCGCAGATCGGCATCTCGAAGCGCGTCGCGGTGGTGGACGTCACATTCAAAGAAGACCCCGGCGCAAAGCTGGTCATGGTGAATCCGGTGATCGTGCACACCGAGGGCCGGCAGCGGTCGAATGAAGGCTGCCTGAGCCTGCCCGACTTTCGCGAAATGGTCACGCGGCCACGGCGCGTGACCGTGCGGGCGCAGGACGAGCACGGAAAGTTTTTCGAGCACACCGGCGAAGACCTGCTGGCGCGCGCCTTTCTGCACGAGACCGACCATCTCGACGGCCGGCTTTACATCGCGCACATCAGCGCGCTGAAGCGCGACCTGATGAAGCGCAAGATCAGGAAACTGGCGAAGGCGGGGGAGTGGTAG
- the aroC gene encoding chorismate synthase, whose translation MLRFVTAGESHGEALVAWLSGLPAGLRVDQTVIDRELWRRQQGYGRGGRMKIEQDRARILSGVRHGQTIGSPIALLLENRDWKNWQESLPVGPGDQAKHKKVASPRPGHADLAGALKYNFAEARYVLERASARESAARVAAGAIAKQFLAELGIEVLSHVVAVGGAATSQQEVSFDTLRELAKRDEVLLNCGDRESEQRMKAEVDAALKTGDSVGGVFEVVAHGVPPGLGTYANWDERLDALLAGAVMSLQAVKAVEIGAGVTAAGSMGSAVHDSIGYHKSSGGFTGFTRAANRAGGIEGGISNGEDVVVRGYLKPISTLRRPLESVDFATREPVKAAYERSDVCVVPAAGVGAEAMVALTLARCALEKFGGDSIDETKRNFEGYKEQLRKY comes from the coding sequence ATGTTACGTTTCGTTACCGCCGGGGAATCGCATGGCGAGGCGCTGGTGGCCTGGCTGTCAGGCTTGCCTGCCGGATTGCGGGTGGACCAGACGGTCATCGACCGCGAGCTGTGGCGGCGGCAGCAGGGCTACGGCCGCGGCGGGCGAATGAAGATCGAGCAGGACCGGGCGCGGATTCTCTCCGGCGTGCGCCATGGGCAGACGATCGGCTCGCCCATCGCGCTGTTGCTGGAGAACCGCGACTGGAAAAACTGGCAGGAGTCGCTGCCGGTGGGGCCGGGCGACCAGGCGAAGCATAAGAAGGTGGCGTCGCCGCGTCCCGGACACGCCGACCTGGCCGGCGCGCTGAAGTACAACTTTGCCGAGGCGCGGTACGTGCTGGAGCGGGCGTCGGCACGCGAGAGCGCGGCGCGCGTGGCGGCGGGCGCAATCGCCAAGCAGTTCCTCGCCGAACTCGGCATCGAAGTCCTGAGCCACGTGGTCGCCGTGGGTGGGGCGGCAACCTCGCAGCAGGAGGTTTCGTTCGACACGCTGCGCGAGCTGGCCAAGCGCGACGAGGTCCTGCTGAACTGTGGCGACCGCGAATCCGAACAGCGCATGAAGGCGGAAGTGGACGCGGCGCTCAAGACGGGCGATTCGGTTGGCGGCGTTTTCGAAGTCGTGGCGCACGGGGTGCCGCCGGGGCTGGGCACCTATGCCAACTGGGACGAGCGGCTCGATGCGCTGCTGGCCGGCGCGGTGATGTCATTGCAGGCGGTGAAGGCGGTGGAGATCGGCGCGGGCGTGACGGCGGCCGGCTCGATGGGCTCGGCGGTGCATGACAGCATCGGATACCACAAGTCGAGCGGCGGCTTTACCGGCTTCACGCGGGCGGCGAATCGAGCCGGCGGCATCGAGGGCGGCATCTCGAACGGCGAAGACGTTGTGGTGCGCGGCTACCTGAAGCCGATCTCGACGCTGCGGCGTCCTCTGGAGTCGGTGGATTTCGCCACGCGCGAGCCGGTGAAGGCGGCGTACGAGCGCTCGGACGTGTGCGTGGTGCCGGCGGCGGGGGTGGGCGCCGAAGCGATGGTCGCGCTGACGCTCGCGCGCTGCGCGCTGGAAAAGTTCGGCGGCGACAGCATCGACGAGACGAAGAGAAATTTTGAGGGGTATAAGGAGCAGTTAAGAAAATATTGA
- a CDS encoding GAF domain-containing sensor histidine kinase, translating to MPLKESARQLISEVARALEPRFGQITESWREQVVREFGFDPRTVAALKRVTIDTGASYFRAGDFASFFENVHYFGTRLSKLDVDTRAVDRCLEIYQNLCEPWLTESFGERRADAVGALDMLSSATFVAVSGAYFDSKSAESAALLAVLEAELSASDLNTLLHDTLLYTARTFDAAFGVLLLLDEEAAALTISGVTGTAVAEMGNTVPLSDPLAGQIAQSREAQIVLDTTADQRVTTPALRQKPHSLWAVPLKDTRDRLAGVLLLGFDKTYYEWLPRERQLMQAMGDRIALAMERARMTDALREREALIARLSAHLLTAQEEERKRISRELHDETGQALMVIRLYLSMLDGIVKPQPAHSKIRETVDVVDRTIEGIRRIIAKLSPLLLEELGLVAAIRKEAKELTKNTGVRARVVVGDEIGRLPAGMEAAIYRIVQEALHNVAKHAQARTVTVQMWRENNGLRLLIDDDGIGMAAASQKSSSRGHSFGVAGIKERVNLMGGALRITSGKGKGTRIEITLPTAQPLRALKAASPAVAAAALALGAGATQGTANAKN from the coding sequence TTGCCCCTGAAAGAAAGTGCGCGTCAACTCATCAGCGAGGTCGCACGCGCGCTGGAGCCGCGGTTCGGACAAATCACCGAGAGCTGGCGCGAGCAGGTGGTTCGCGAGTTCGGTTTCGACCCGCGCACGGTGGCGGCGCTCAAGCGCGTCACCATCGATACCGGCGCCTCGTACTTTCGCGCGGGCGATTTCGCCTCCTTCTTCGAGAACGTGCACTACTTCGGCACGCGCCTGTCAAAACTCGACGTCGACACCCGCGCCGTCGACCGCTGCCTGGAGATTTACCAGAACCTGTGCGAGCCCTGGCTGACCGAGTCCTTCGGCGAGCGCCGCGCCGATGCCGTCGGCGCGCTCGACATGCTTTCCTCGGCCACGTTCGTCGCCGTCTCCGGCGCCTACTTCGATTCCAAGTCCGCCGAGTCGGCCGCGCTGCTCGCCGTCCTCGAAGCCGAACTTTCCGCGTCCGATCTGAACACGCTGCTGCACGACACCCTGCTCTACACCGCGCGTACCTTCGATGCCGCGTTTGGCGTGCTGCTGCTGCTCGATGAGGAAGCCGCCGCGCTCACCATTTCCGGCGTGACCGGCACGGCCGTGGCCGAGATGGGCAACACGGTCCCGCTGTCCGATCCGCTGGCCGGACAGATCGCGCAGAGCCGCGAAGCGCAGATCGTGCTCGATACCACCGCCGACCAGCGCGTGACCACGCCCGCGCTCCGGCAGAAGCCGCACAGCCTCTGGGCGGTGCCGCTCAAGGACACGCGCGACCGGCTCGCCGGCGTCCTCCTGCTCGGCTTCGACAAGACCTATTACGAATGGCTGCCGCGCGAGCGCCAGCTCATGCAGGCCATGGGCGACCGCATTGCGCTCGCCATGGAGCGCGCCCGCATGACCGACGCGCTGCGCGAGCGCGAAGCGCTGATCGCGCGCCTTTCCGCGCACCTGTTGACCGCGCAGGAAGAGGAGCGCAAGCGCATCAGCCGCGAACTGCACGACGAAACCGGCCAGGCGCTCATGGTGATCCGGCTGTATCTCAGCATGCTCGACGGCATCGTCAAGCCGCAGCCGGCGCACAGCAAGATCCGTGAAACCGTCGACGTGGTGGACCGCACCATCGAGGGCATCCGCCGCATCATCGCCAAGCTCTCGCCGTTGCTGCTGGAGGAGCTCGGGCTCGTCGCCGCCATCCGCAAGGAAGCCAAGGAGCTCACCAAGAACACCGGCGTCCGCGCGCGCGTGGTGGTGGGCGACGAAATCGGCCGCCTTCCCGCGGGCATGGAAGCGGCCATTTACCGAATCGTGCAGGAAGCGCTGCACAACGTGGCCAAGCACGCCCAGGCCCGCACCGTCACCGTGCAGATGTGGCGTGAGAACAACGGCCTCCGGCTGCTGATTGACGACGACGGTATCGGCATGGCCGCGGCGTCACAAAAGAGCAGCTCTCGCGGCCACTCCTTCGGAGTGGCTGGTATCAAAGAAAGAGTCAACCTGATGGGAGGCGCGCTGCGCATCACCTCAGGCAAAGGCAAAGGTACAAGAATAGAAATCACACTCCCCACGGCGCAACCGCTCCGCGCGCTGAAGGCGGCTTCCCCGGCAGTTGCCGCGGCCGCATTGGCGCTGGGCGCGGGGGCGACGCAAGGTACAGCGAATGCCAAAAATTAA